Proteins encoded by one window of Pirellulales bacterium:
- a CDS encoding YebC/PmpR family DNA-binding transcriptional regulator produces MAGHSHWANIARKKSSVDNKRGKLWSKLAKGIIVAAKTGGGDPAMNLRLRYAIDAARAVSMPNDNIARAIKTGTGELAGGNLEGMFYEGYGAGGVAVLCEILTDNRNRTAPEIRKIFEMCDGKLGATGCVAWMFERKGLLLIPADKVEEERLLEIALEAGADDVRRDGNKFEVTCDPQVFQPVCDALAASGIEAESKEITRIPTTTVDLDDPETARKVLNLMERLDNHDDVQSVSANFSIPDEAMAQIAQG; encoded by the coding sequence ATGGCAGGTCATTCCCATTGGGCGAATATCGCCCGCAAGAAGTCGTCGGTCGATAACAAACGCGGCAAGCTTTGGAGCAAGTTGGCCAAGGGGATCATCGTCGCCGCAAAAACAGGCGGCGGCGACCCGGCCATGAACCTCCGGCTCCGCTACGCCATCGACGCCGCCCGGGCCGTCAGCATGCCGAACGATAATATCGCCCGGGCCATCAAAACCGGAACCGGCGAACTGGCCGGCGGCAATCTCGAAGGAATGTTCTACGAAGGCTATGGCGCGGGGGGCGTCGCCGTGCTGTGCGAAATTCTCACCGACAACCGCAACCGCACCGCTCCGGAAATTCGCAAGATCTTCGAAATGTGCGACGGAAAACTCGGGGCCACCGGCTGCGTGGCCTGGATGTTCGAACGCAAGGGCCTGCTGTTGATTCCGGCCGACAAGGTGGAAGAAGAACGGCTATTGGAAATCGCGCTCGAGGCCGGGGCCGACGATGTGCGCCGCGACGGCAACAAATTCGAAGTCACGTGCGATCCGCAAGTGTTCCAACCCGTATGCGACGCTCTTGCCGCGTCCGGCATCGAAGCCGAATCGAAAGAGATCACCCGCATCCCGACCACCACGGTCGACCTCGACGATCCCGAAACTGCCCGCAAGGTGCTGAACCTGATGGAGCGGCTCGACAATCACGACGATGTGCAAAGCGTGTCGGCGAATTTCAGCATCCCCGACGAAGCGATGGCCCAGATCGCGCAAGGGTAG
- a CDS encoding RNA-binding protein, translating to MGKKLYVGNLTYEMSDADLEQLFAQFGVVRSAQVIQDRETGRSKGFGFVEMADDNAARSAISALNEKDHNGRPLAVNEARPREDRPRGGGGGGRGGYGRR from the coding sequence ATGGGAAAGAAGTTGTACGTTGGCAATCTTACGTATGAAATGTCGGACGCGGATCTCGAACAATTGTTTGCCCAGTTCGGCGTCGTTCGCAGCGCGCAAGTGATCCAGGATCGGGAAACCGGCCGGAGCAAGGGTTTTGGATTCGTCGAAATGGCCGACGACAATGCGGCCCGTTCGGCGATTTCGGCCCTGAACGAAAAAGACCACAACGGGCGTCCGCTGGCCGTGAATGAAGCGCGGCCGCGCGAAGATCGTCCGCGTGGCGGCGGCGGTGGCGGGCGCGGCGGCTATGGCCGTCGGTAG